A section of the Paenibacillus aurantius genome encodes:
- a CDS encoding Ger(x)C family spore germination protein, producing MIRFVLLACVSLTLALISSGCTDFVEPNQLAGVLGTAIDHGEDGMIEVSHQIVIPSQLEGPSKGGGSGNSNPFLVMSATGQDVFQATQKIQFKMSRRLITNHRSIIAISEEYFRRNDVRKLFDKLFRDPANNLRDIIVLIKGSSAKEFIMLKHPIESLSSIGAAKELQINGMSGFSSRQFLIDSFLKGSRPLIPVLQIESLKRSPKKTDPTALLSGFAVLDHNLKIKGLLDVEEGSGALWMMGKGTYHGATVPWKNGIVSLRLTQLHRRISSAAGQDPKRIVLTVKAQAYLLENSSQRDMSEADNMVELQKGINEQIQKELQGTIDKVQRWGPDVFGIGEYLHRQNPYWWKSQEDDWDEKFKNIDVSVKADILLRSTGVSGAPLK from the coding sequence ATGATCCGATTCGTCCTCCTGGCTTGCGTCTCTCTTACCCTTGCGCTTATTTCCTCCGGCTGCACGGATTTTGTCGAACCGAATCAACTGGCTGGCGTCTTGGGGACGGCGATTGATCATGGCGAGGACGGGATGATTGAAGTCAGCCATCAGATCGTTATCCCTTCTCAGCTGGAAGGCCCGTCTAAGGGAGGAGGCTCCGGCAATTCGAATCCTTTTCTCGTCATGTCCGCCACAGGCCAGGATGTTTTCCAAGCCACTCAGAAAATCCAGTTTAAAATGTCCCGCCGATTGATTACGAACCATCGCAGCATAATCGCGATCAGCGAAGAGTATTTCCGGCGGAACGACGTAAGAAAACTGTTCGATAAACTGTTCCGGGATCCTGCCAACAATCTGAGGGACATCATCGTCCTGATTAAAGGAAGCAGCGCCAAGGAGTTCATCATGCTTAAGCATCCCATAGAATCTCTCTCCAGCATAGGCGCTGCAAAAGAGCTGCAGATTAACGGGATGAGCGGGTTCTCCTCGAGGCAATTCCTTATCGATAGCTTCTTGAAAGGGAGCCGGCCTCTGATCCCGGTCCTCCAAATCGAAAGTTTGAAGAGGAGCCCTAAAAAAACCGATCCGACTGCCCTCTTATCCGGTTTCGCCGTTTTGGACCATAATCTTAAAATCAAAGGATTATTGGATGTCGAGGAAGGCTCCGGAGCCCTCTGGATGATGGGAAAAGGCACCTATCATGGGGCAACGGTCCCATGGAAAAATGGCATAGTATCGCTGCGTTTAACCCAACTTCACCGCCGGATTTCCTCCGCTGCCGGCCAGGATCCGAAACGCATCGTTTTAACCGTGAAGGCGCAGGCTTACCTTCTGGAAAATTCATCCCAACGGGACATGTCCGAGGCCGATAACATGGTCGAGCTTCAGAAGGGAATTAACGAGCAAATCCAAAAGGAATTGCAGGGTACGATAGATAAAGTCCAGCGGTGGGGGCCAGATGTATTCGGCATCGGCGAGTACCTTCATCGCCAAAACCCTTATTGGTGGAAATCCCAGGAAGACGATTGGGATGAAAAATTTAAGAATATAGACGTTAGCGTCAAAGCGGATATTCTGCTCCGATCCACCGGAGTGAGCGGCGCACCTTTGAAATGA
- a CDS encoding GerAB/ArcD/ProY family transporter, translated as MNTERKGCRVKVSGYQMFWMISISSMIMFSYLPIKLAAEKAHQDSWISILLGSMIMMAVTWLILRVCKQNKEKTLVGFMKDLLGTLLGKIIVTVYFLHWFMQMSFLAKGTADFHNLVILHNTPMFVILFCLIVLVAYAVYKGGITAISRCAEIIGPFFVTVLYVQLFLNPQDMDMKRILPVYADSGWFSILEGAFRSFNYMVDPSIILMLFFFAENKQTVSRAILWGTAVAMGWGVLATLVVLFVTGPNLAAEMVYPVYSMTKFVSILNFVQNIDAFYIPLWIFGAFIKVSVCLFILSYGLSEWTGFKNWKLIGCIIAVIWLAFVIYSPHNIRISNTLKNMLLIGFFYPVVYIGIPLILWIIGSIKKHRRA; from the coding sequence ATGAATACGGAGAGGAAGGGATGCCGGGTGAAAGTAAGCGGTTATCAGATGTTCTGGATGATTAGCATCTCCTCCATGATCATGTTTTCCTATCTTCCCATCAAATTAGCCGCTGAGAAAGCTCACCAGGATAGTTGGATTTCCATTCTGCTGGGGAGCATGATCATGATGGCCGTTACCTGGCTCATTCTCCGGGTATGCAAGCAGAACAAGGAAAAAACGTTAGTCGGTTTCATGAAGGATCTATTGGGAACCTTGCTCGGCAAAATCATCGTCACCGTGTATTTTCTGCATTGGTTCATGCAAATGTCCTTTTTAGCAAAAGGAACAGCGGATTTCCATAATTTGGTTATCCTTCATAACACGCCAATGTTCGTCATCTTATTCTGTTTGATCGTTCTCGTTGCTTATGCGGTGTATAAAGGGGGAATTACGGCCATCAGCCGCTGCGCGGAAATCATCGGCCCCTTTTTCGTGACCGTGCTGTATGTGCAGCTGTTTCTGAATCCTCAAGACATGGATATGAAGAGGATTTTGCCTGTTTATGCCGACTCCGGGTGGTTTTCTATTCTGGAGGGCGCTTTTCGATCGTTTAATTATATGGTCGATCCTTCGATCATTCTCATGCTGTTCTTTTTCGCCGAGAACAAGCAAACGGTCTCGCGTGCGATCCTATGGGGAACGGCGGTTGCGATGGGGTGGGGCGTATTGGCCACACTGGTTGTTCTTTTTGTTACCGGACCGAATCTTGCCGCTGAAATGGTCTACCCCGTGTATTCCATGACGAAGTTTGTATCCATCCTGAATTTCGTTCAGAATATCGATGCTTTTTACATTCCGCTTTGGATTTTCGGGGCCTTTATAAAAGTATCGGTATGCTTGTTTATCCTAAGTTACGGGTTATCCGAGTGGACCGGCTTCAAAAATTGGAAGCTGATCGGCTGCATCATAGCGGTCATCTGGCTGGCGTTCGTCATCTACAGCCCGCACAACATCCGGATTTCCAATACGCTCAAGAACATGCTGCTTATCGGCTTCTTCTACCCGGTTGTCTACATAGGGATCCCTTTGATTTTATGGATAATCGGCAGCATAAAGAAACACCGTAGAGCGTGA
- a CDS encoding carboxymuconolactone decarboxylase family protein, translated as MTQRLNYMQQSPEFFKKLMEFSSAEKNSAIEEKIRLLVHIRASQINGCGFCLDMHVKEAKIHGESELRLYHISIWRESPLFSPRERAALEWTEILTKIPEHGVSDDLYDRVRRELSEKEISDLTFSIMAINAWNRVNVAFQTVPGSADAAFGLTKAGLS; from the coding sequence ATGACACAACGTCTAAATTATATGCAGCAATCCCCGGAATTTTTTAAGAAGCTGATGGAATTCAGCAGCGCCGAGAAGAATAGTGCGATAGAGGAGAAGATTCGTCTTCTTGTTCATATCCGGGCATCGCAGATCAACGGGTGCGGATTCTGCCTGGATATGCACGTGAAAGAGGCCAAGATCCATGGGGAGAGCGAGCTGCGCCTCTACCATATCTCGATTTGGCGGGAATCGCCTCTGTTTAGCCCGCGGGAACGAGCCGCGTTGGAATGGACCGAGATCTTGACAAAAATACCCGAGCATGGGGTGTCCGATGACCTTTATGATCGTGTTCGCAGGGAGTTGTCGGAGAAAGAAATTTCGGATTTGACCTTCTCCATCATGGCGATCAATGCCTGGAACCGCGTTAACGTCGCCTTCCAGACGGTGCCGGGTTCTGCTGATGCGGCATTTGGATTAACGAAAGCGGGTCTGAGTTGA
- a CDS encoding M20 metallopeptidase family protein: MDNNRLLETSRSWLGQLTEWRRDFHRNPELGYEEHRTAGIVVDHLRSLGLETRTGIGKTGVVGLLRGQEPGPTFLLRADMDALPIPDGKPVLYRSTVQGKAHLCGHDAHTAMLMGAAKLLAERGLPRGNVKFMFQPAEEGGAGAKAMVEDGVLQDPKVDAAAALHVSPFCPVGKITVSKGPAWAATDSLRIKIIGKGGHAAGPHHTVDSIPIAAQVITALQQIVSRQVDPLDSAVVTIGKINGGHAVNAIASEVELLGTVRTLNPKLREQMRVKVEAIVKGVTEAFGAGYELELREGYPIVVNDDSMYELFTRTAGQVMGSESWDLINPTMGGEDFAFVAQQVPSVMFRLGVCGGEETAYPLHHPLFDLDESAMPFGSALLAAIAINYLEAHP, translated from the coding sequence TTGGATAATAACCGCTTGTTGGAAACGTCTAGATCCTGGCTCGGGCAGCTGACGGAGTGGAGAAGGGATTTTCACCGTAATCCGGAATTGGGTTATGAGGAGCATCGGACTGCAGGCATTGTCGTCGATCACCTCCGAAGCTTGGGCTTGGAGACCCGTACGGGAATCGGGAAGACGGGGGTAGTCGGACTTTTGCGCGGTCAGGAACCGGGACCCACCTTCCTGCTGCGGGCGGATATGGATGCCTTGCCGATCCCCGACGGCAAACCGGTGCTTTATCGTTCGACCGTACAGGGAAAAGCGCATCTTTGCGGACACGATGCCCATACGGCTATGCTGATGGGGGCGGCCAAGCTCCTGGCGGAGAGGGGCTTGCCGAGAGGCAATGTCAAGTTTATGTTTCAGCCTGCCGAAGAAGGAGGAGCTGGAGCGAAAGCGATGGTGGAGGACGGTGTCCTGCAGGATCCGAAGGTCGATGCGGCCGCTGCGCTTCACGTCTCGCCTTTTTGCCCCGTCGGCAAAATAACCGTCTCCAAGGGACCGGCTTGGGCGGCCACCGACTCCCTCCGGATCAAAATTATCGGAAAAGGCGGACATGCGGCGGGTCCCCATCATACGGTAGATTCGATTCCGATCGCGGCTCAAGTGATTACCGCGCTTCAGCAAATTGTCAGCCGGCAGGTGGACCCGCTCGATTCGGCCGTGGTCACGATCGGCAAGATTAACGGCGGGCATGCGGTAAATGCCATAGCGTCGGAGGTTGAGCTTCTCGGCACCGTCCGGACGCTGAACCCCAAGCTCCGGGAGCAGATGAGGGTAAAGGTTGAAGCCATTGTCAAGGGAGTTACGGAAGCGTTCGGTGCCGGATACGAGCTTGAGCTGCGGGAGGGTTATCCGATCGTGGTGAATGATGATTCCATGTACGAGCTTTTTACCAGAACAGCCGGGCAGGTCATGGGTTCGGAAAGCTGGGATTTGATTAACCCTACCATGGGAGGGGAAGACTTTGCCTTTGTCGCGCAGCAAGTGCCATCCGTTATGTTTCGTTTGGGCGTCTGCGGCGGGGAAGAGACCGCCTATCCCCTGCATCATCCGTTATTTGATCTTGATGAAAGCGCCATGCCGTTCGGTTCGGCCCTGCTTGCCGCGATAGCGATAAATTACTTGGAGGCGCATCCATAA
- a CDS encoding creatininase family protein: MDFQTKECFTAVLPVGAIEQHGSHLPVGTDAIIAEEIASRLAERLDAYLLPCVSISSSIEHRESKGTVYLKADTLALVIRDIAESLRYTGFKRLVLFSGHGGNWILKPTIRQLNRDFRERGEEMELILIPSTIALNRLHEIAKHVQGDLHAGEKETSLMLYLCPEHVKDIIPEEEPTAVPQDFMDYFDVTEMTADGYWGFPQEATADKGRRLLDLTVDCAVDFLDKIESERKRITAKR; this comes from the coding sequence ATGGATTTTCAAACGAAAGAGTGCTTTACGGCGGTGCTGCCGGTTGGGGCGATCGAGCAGCACGGCAGCCATCTGCCGGTGGGGACCGATGCGATCATTGCAGAGGAAATCGCGTCCCGCCTGGCGGAAAGGCTGGATGCTTATCTCTTGCCCTGCGTGAGCATTTCCTCATCGATCGAGCATAGAGAGAGCAAGGGAACGGTGTATCTGAAAGCGGATACCTTAGCGTTGGTTATCCGGGACATAGCGGAATCGCTCCGGTATACGGGCTTTAAGCGGTTGGTCCTCTTCAGCGGACACGGCGGCAACTGGATCCTGAAGCCCACGATCCGCCAGCTTAACCGGGATTTCCGGGAGAGAGGCGAAGAGATGGAGTTGATCCTGATCCCGTCCACTATCGCGTTGAACCGGCTGCATGAGATTGCCAAGCATGTGCAGGGCGACCTGCATGCCGGAGAGAAGGAAACGTCCCTTATGCTCTATCTTTGCCCGGAACATGTTAAAGATATCATTCCGGAGGAGGAGCCTACCGCGGTGCCGCAGGATTTTATGGATTATTTCGACGTGACGGAAATGACAGCAGACGGATACTGGGGCTTTCCGCAAGAAGCGACAGCGGACAAAGGCCGCCGCTTGCTCGATTTGACGGTGGACTGTGCGGTAGACTTTTTGGACAAGATCGAAAGCGAACGTAAAAGAATAACAGCCAAACGGTGA
- a CDS encoding Gfo/Idh/MocA family protein, whose product MKAGRFGIIGCQHPHIGNFISGMLKLGYTCAGIYEQENGELAGKLSETYGVPLVSDPESLLSSPEVEVIGCASINAEKIDVIEWCEKHGKHVMVDKPVVTTDEGLSRLKGVMDRGRIQIGMLVAGRFSPLLYSLKKRIDAGELGRLLSITTRKPHRLHPASRPAWHFSKERNGGIIIDLLIHDMDLLRYLTGREISDLEGFIAKNGFPEYPDFYDSAGVQVYMEGGIAAQLYADWYTAGSSWTWGDCRIFVTGTKGSAELRLSGDPLIAKEGLLLLVTDTQALHRVVPESPPVTILEDFMGRLQGHPALQTHEDILKASQAVIRADRQAKVINRTAPL is encoded by the coding sequence ATGAAAGCGGGAAGGTTTGGAATTATCGGCTGCCAGCATCCGCATATCGGAAATTTTATTAGCGGGATGCTGAAGCTGGGGTATACTTGCGCAGGCATTTATGAGCAGGAAAATGGGGAGCTTGCCGGAAAGCTGTCGGAGACTTATGGGGTACCGCTTGTATCCGACCCTGAATCTCTGCTATCCTCACCGGAGGTTGAAGTGATCGGATGTGCTTCGATCAACGCGGAGAAGATCGATGTCATCGAGTGGTGTGAGAAGCACGGCAAGCACGTAATGGTCGACAAGCCGGTCGTGACGACCGACGAAGGCCTTTCCCGGCTGAAGGGCGTCATGGATCGGGGGCGCATCCAGATCGGCATGCTGGTCGCGGGCCGTTTCAGTCCGCTCCTATATTCCCTGAAGAAGCGGATTGACGCGGGGGAGCTGGGCCGTCTTCTCTCGATTACAACGCGCAAGCCCCACCGCCTCCATCCCGCCAGCCGTCCGGCCTGGCATTTTTCCAAAGAACGGAACGGCGGCATTATCATCGATCTGCTCATTCACGACATGGATTTGCTTCGTTATTTGACGGGCAGGGAGATTTCGGATCTGGAAGGCTTTATCGCGAAAAACGGGTTTCCGGAGTACCCGGATTTTTACGATTCGGCCGGGGTTCAGGTGTATATGGAGGGTGGTATTGCCGCCCAGTTGTATGCCGACTGGTATACAGCCGGCAGCAGCTGGACATGGGGCGACTGCCGAATTTTCGTAACCGGCACCAAGGGGAGTGCGGAGCTTAGGCTTTCGGGTGACCCGCTTATAGCGAAGGAAGGGTTGCTGCTGCTGGTGACGGATACGCAGGCTCTGCACAGGGTCGTGCCCGAATCGCCGCCCGTCACGATCCTGGAGGATTTTATGGGCAGGCTTCAAGGACATCCCGCCTTACAGACGCATGAGGATATTCTCAAAGCCTCCCAAGCCGTTATTCGTGCGGATCGGCAGGCCAAAGTCATCAACCGTACGGCACCGCTTTAA
- a CDS encoding ABC transporter permease — MKTNTMTDMETMRPSTNITAVRGSRFWKRVRKQHILLWMSVPIMLHLALFQFVPLWGWLMAFKDYNIGQSLWEAKWVGLEHFRTLLGHDDFIKALRNNFAMNTMQLLVGTLSSIGLAVVLSELRSKTFVRIVQTMTYLPHFVSMVVVANIFVMLLSPDNGLVNELLIKWGWAEEGIFFFGKATWFWVLHTIILSWKGFGWGAIIYLAAIAGIDPSLYDAAQVDGASRWQRVKYIIIPCIMPTVILLLILSIGNLMTGGFESQFLLGNVINAEYSEVISILALRLGLNEGDFSFGTAVGIFNSVVSLTLVLIVNAIARRYQANLF, encoded by the coding sequence GTGAAGACAAATACCATGACGGACATGGAAACGATGAGGCCCAGCACGAATATAACAGCGGTGCGGGGATCTCGGTTCTGGAAACGGGTAAGGAAACAGCATATCCTGCTGTGGATGTCCGTTCCGATCATGCTGCACCTTGCGCTGTTCCAGTTCGTCCCCCTGTGGGGATGGCTGATGGCGTTCAAGGACTATAATATCGGACAAAGCCTGTGGGAAGCTAAATGGGTAGGATTGGAGCATTTCCGAACTTTGCTCGGACATGACGATTTTATCAAGGCTCTCCGCAACAACTTTGCCATGAACACCATGCAGCTATTAGTAGGAACTTTATCCTCCATAGGACTAGCCGTCGTGCTGAGCGAACTGAGGAGCAAAACATTCGTCCGCATCGTCCAGACGATGACGTATCTGCCTCACTTCGTTTCCATGGTCGTCGTGGCGAATATATTCGTCATGCTGTTGTCCCCGGACAACGGCCTCGTCAATGAATTGCTCATCAAGTGGGGTTGGGCGGAAGAAGGGATCTTCTTCTTCGGGAAAGCGACATGGTTTTGGGTGCTGCATACGATTATTCTCTCCTGGAAAGGCTTCGGCTGGGGGGCGATCATCTATCTGGCGGCCATCGCGGGAATCGACCCGAGCTTATACGATGCGGCGCAGGTGGATGGAGCAAGCCGTTGGCAGCGCGTGAAGTACATTATCATTCCCTGCATTATGCCTACCGTGATCCTGCTATTGATCCTGTCCATCGGCAACCTGATGACCGGCGGCTTCGAATCGCAGTTCCTGCTCGGGAACGTCATCAATGCGGAATATTCCGAGGTGATCTCGATCCTCGCGTTACGGCTGGGGCTTAACGAAGGCGACTTTTCCTTCGGTACGGCAGTCGGGATCTTCAACTCGGTCGTCAGCCTTACCTTGGTCCTGATCGTCAATGCGATCGCCCGCAGATACCAAGCCAACCTCTTTTAA
- a CDS encoding carbohydrate ABC transporter permease — MLQHRTAGERIFDALLYALLTVAAISTVYPFLYLLVLSLNETTDALKGGLYLLPRKFTLENYLYVFQNDKLVRATINSVLRTVIQTVLSVFCCGMLAYVLSRRDFIFRKLFSFILVITIYVSGGLIPTYLLIKSLGLMNTFAVYIVPGIVSAFYIFVMRTFFEQLPEGLVESAYIDGANDFRIYTLIILRISLPVVATVALYVAVNEWNSWFDNYLYNSRNEKLAVLQYELQKMIQTVETNSSDSGDNNGPRIISPMTIKATLTILVTLPILFVYPFLQKYFVKGLTLGAMKD; from the coding sequence ATGCTTCAACACCGAACCGCGGGAGAACGGATCTTCGATGCCTTGTTATACGCGCTTCTGACTGTGGCGGCCATCTCTACCGTATACCCCTTTCTTTATCTGCTGGTCCTGTCGCTGAACGAAACGACGGATGCCTTAAAAGGCGGCCTTTATCTGCTGCCGCGTAAATTTACTCTCGAGAACTACCTCTATGTGTTCCAGAACGATAAGCTGGTGAGAGCGACGATCAACTCCGTGCTCCGTACCGTGATTCAAACCGTGCTGTCCGTATTCTGCTGCGGAATGCTTGCTTACGTCCTCAGCCGGAGGGATTTTATCTTTCGGAAACTGTTCAGCTTCATACTCGTGATCACCATTTATGTCAGCGGAGGCCTAATCCCCACTTACTTACTGATCAAGAGCCTCGGGCTAATGAATACATTCGCGGTGTATATTGTTCCGGGCATTGTAAGCGCCTTCTACATTTTTGTTATGAGGACATTTTTCGAGCAGCTGCCCGAAGGGCTGGTGGAATCCGCCTATATTGACGGAGCGAATGATTTCCGGATTTACACCCTGATCATTTTAAGAATCAGCCTGCCGGTCGTCGCAACCGTAGCCCTCTATGTCGCCGTAAACGAATGGAATTCTTGGTTCGATAATTACTTGTACAACAGCCGCAACGAGAAGCTGGCGGTCCTGCAGTATGAATTGCAAAAAATGATTCAAACCGTCGAGACCAATTCTTCCGATTCCGGAGATAACAATGGCCCTCGAATCATTTCACCTATGACGATCAAGGCCACCCTGACCATTCTTGTCACGCTCCCCATTTTGTTCGTTTATCCTTTCCTGCAAAAATATTTCGTTAAGGGCCTGACCTTAGGGGCTATGAAGGATTGA